The proteins below come from a single Epinephelus moara isolate mb chromosome 19, YSFRI_EMoa_1.0, whole genome shotgun sequence genomic window:
- the lrrfip2 gene encoding leucine-rich repeat flightless-interacting protein 2 isoform X11 has protein sequence MGTQGSGRKRAPLKDRFSAEDEALSSIAREAEARLAAKRAARAEARDIRMRELERQQKERSYHSSSSSNKKWGQIHQWMADSEKARGSSSSISSSRHRRGLDDDVTSVRSYRSTSSSIRDSGSKSRSSSRRKDLLSDGLSTSSALKSSRSTSSVYNDLHGHKRSSSSSSKKDLLTGLYHDQRNYSSLTKTKATPPPSTSTYQPRATTSSSSTTGTALPRSYSMSSDFSDISESAADYFSRTNRRGSIVSDLDDLSIPDLDALDEKCDKQYSDFSRPSSRCATPGLSAATLASLGGTSSRRGSTDTGSAYDPDTSLSELRDIYELKDQIQDVEGRYMQGLKELKESLAEVEEKYKKAMVSNAQLDNDKGNLIYQVDTLKDVIEEMEEQMAEMKRELEDKSKELERQKHTCTVLQHKQEELKEGIRQRDELIEESQRMQTKLDALTREVFDLQETINWKDKKIGALERQKEYFDCIRNERDELRDELADIKGKAKAGEKHGLVIIPDGTPNGDVNHEPLSSGITVVSQEAAQVLESAGEGPLDVRLRKLAEEKDELLAQIRKLKNQLEEERQKHSKMDSAYTDGERMENGTDLHIIEMQRDANRQISEYKFKLSKAEQEIGTMEQNINRLEGQVSRYKASADNSEKVEDELKAEKRKLQRELRTALDKIEEMEMTNNHLVKRLEKMKANRNALLSQQ, from the exons GCAGAGGCGAGGCTTGCAGCAAAGAGGGCGGCGCGAGCGGAGGCCAGGGATATTCGCATGAGGGAACTTGAACGGCAGCAAAAAGAG CGTTCTTACCACTCATCCAGCAGTAGCAACAAAAAATGGGGTCAGATCCACCAATGGATG GCTGACTCAGAAAAAGCCAGAGGCTCTAGTAGTAGTATATCCAGCAGCCGTCATCGCCGG GGGCTGGATGATGATGTCACGTCAGTCCGCAGCTACAGG tcAACCTCATCATCGATTCGTGACTCGGGGTCAAAGAGTCGATCCAGTTCCCGTAGAAAAGATTTGTTG TCTGATGGCCTCTCCACTAGCTCCGCTCTGAAGAGTTCCCGCTCCACT AGCTCTGTGTACAATGACCTGCATGGCCATAAAAGGTCTTCATCCAGCTCCTCGAAGAAGGACCTGCTG ACTGGACTTTACCATGATCAAAGGAACTACAGCAGCCTAACGAAGACCAAAGCAACGCCTCCTCCCTCCACTTCCACCTATCAGCCTCGG GCCACCACTTCCTCGTCCTCCACCACTGGCACGGCGCTGCCTCGCAGCTACAGCATG TCGTCTGATTTCTCAGACATTAGCGAGTCTGCTGCTGATTATTTCAGCCGCACCAACCGAAGAGGCAGTATTGTGTCTGACCTCGATGATTTGAGCATTCCAGATCTGGACGCT CTGGATGAAAAATGTGACAAGCAGTATTCAGATTTTAGTCGG CCATCCTCCCGCTGTGCCACCCCAGGCCTCTCAGCAGCCACGTTGGCATCACTGGGTGGCACCTCGTCACGACGGGGCAGCACAGACACGGGTAGCGCCTATGACCCCGACACCAGTCTCAGTGAACTTAGG GATATCTATGAACTAAAGGACCAGATTCAGGATGTAGAAGGGCGGTACATGCAAGGGCTTAAAGAGCTGAAG GAGTCActtgcagaggtggaggagaaatATAAGAAAGCCATGGTATCAAACGCACAGCTGGACAACGACAAAGGCAACCTCATCTATCAAGTGGACACACTAAAGGACGTCatagaggagatggaggagcaAATGgctgagatgaagagggagctggaAGACAAGTCAAAG GAACTAGAAAGACAaaagcacacatgcacagtccTGCAGCATAAACAGGAAGAACTGAAAGAGGGAATTCGCCAGAGAGATGAGCTTATAGAG GAGAGCCAGCGAATGCAGACTAAGTTAGATGCCCTCACCAGAGAGGTGTTTGACCTGCAGGAAACGATAAACTGGAAGGACAAAAAGATTGGG GCCCTAGAGAGGCAGAAAGAGTACTTTGATTGCATTAGGAATGAGAGAGACGAGCTCAGAGATGAGCTTGCTGACATCAAGGGGAAGGCCAAAGCAGGAGAG AAGCACGGGCTGGTCATCATCCCAGACGGCACACCAAACGGAGATGTCAACCATGAGCCTCTGTCCTCAGGGATCACTGTGGTCTCCCAGGAGGCCGCTCAGGTGCTGGAGTCTGCAGGAGAGGGCCCACTGG ATGTCAGGCTACGGAAGTTGGCAGAGGAGAAAGATGAACTGTTGGCTCAGATTAGGAAACTGAAGaatcagctggaggaggagagacagaaacactcAAAGATGGACAGTGCATACACAGATGGGGAGAGGATGGAGAACGGTACAGACCTGCACATTATTGAGATGCAGA gGGATGCCAACAGACAGATTAGTGAATACAAATTCAAGCTTTCTAAGGCAGAACAGGAAATAGGTACAATGGAACAAAAT ATTAACAGACTTGAAGGGCAAGTGTCAAGGTACAAGGCATCAGCAGACAACTCAGAGAAAGTAGAAGACGAACTCAAAGCAGAAAAACGGAAACTTCAAAGAGAG CTGCGCACAGCTCTAGATAAGATCGAGGAAATGGAGATGACCAACAACCACCTAGTAAAGCGCCTCGAGAAGATGAAGGCCAACAGGAATGCCCTTCTGTCACAGCAGTGA
- the lrrfip2 gene encoding leucine-rich repeat flightless-interacting protein 2 isoform X13, whose protein sequence is MGTQGSGRKRAPLKDRFSAEDEALSSIAREAEARLAAKRAARAEARDIRMRELERQQKERSYHSSSSSNKKWGQIHQWMADSEKARGSSSSISSSRHRRGLDDDVTSVRSYRSTSSSIRDSGSKSRSSSRRKDLLSDGLSTSSALKSSRSTSSVYNDLHGHKRSSSSSSKKDLLTGLYHDQRNYSSLTKTKATPPPSTSTYQPRATTSSSSTTGTALPRSYSMLDEKCDKQYSDFSRPSSRCATPGLSAATLASLGGTSSRRGSTDTGSAYDPDTSLSELRDIYELKDQIQDVEGRYMQGLKELKESLAEVEEKYKKAMVSNAQLDNDKGNLIYQVDTLKDVIEEMEEQMAEMKRELEDKSKELERQKHTCTVLQHKQEELKEGIRQRDELIEESQRMQTKLDALTREVFDLQETINWKDKKIGALERQKEYFDCIRNERDELRDELADIKGKAKAGEKHGLVIIPDGTPNGDVNHEPLSSGITVVSQEAAQVLESAGEGPLDVRLRKLAEEKDELLAQIRKLKNQLEEERQKHSKMDSAYTDGERMENGTDLHIIEMQRDANRQISEYKFKLSKAEQEIGTMEQNINRLEGQVSRYKASADNSEKVEDELKAEKRKLQRELRTALDKIEEMEMTNNHLVKRLEKMKANRNALLSQQ, encoded by the exons GCAGAGGCGAGGCTTGCAGCAAAGAGGGCGGCGCGAGCGGAGGCCAGGGATATTCGCATGAGGGAACTTGAACGGCAGCAAAAAGAG CGTTCTTACCACTCATCCAGCAGTAGCAACAAAAAATGGGGTCAGATCCACCAATGGATG GCTGACTCAGAAAAAGCCAGAGGCTCTAGTAGTAGTATATCCAGCAGCCGTCATCGCCGG GGGCTGGATGATGATGTCACGTCAGTCCGCAGCTACAGG tcAACCTCATCATCGATTCGTGACTCGGGGTCAAAGAGTCGATCCAGTTCCCGTAGAAAAGATTTGTTG TCTGATGGCCTCTCCACTAGCTCCGCTCTGAAGAGTTCCCGCTCCACT AGCTCTGTGTACAATGACCTGCATGGCCATAAAAGGTCTTCATCCAGCTCCTCGAAGAAGGACCTGCTG ACTGGACTTTACCATGATCAAAGGAACTACAGCAGCCTAACGAAGACCAAAGCAACGCCTCCTCCCTCCACTTCCACCTATCAGCCTCGG GCCACCACTTCCTCGTCCTCCACCACTGGCACGGCGCTGCCTCGCAGCTACAGCATG CTGGATGAAAAATGTGACAAGCAGTATTCAGATTTTAGTCGG CCATCCTCCCGCTGTGCCACCCCAGGCCTCTCAGCAGCCACGTTGGCATCACTGGGTGGCACCTCGTCACGACGGGGCAGCACAGACACGGGTAGCGCCTATGACCCCGACACCAGTCTCAGTGAACTTAGG GATATCTATGAACTAAAGGACCAGATTCAGGATGTAGAAGGGCGGTACATGCAAGGGCTTAAAGAGCTGAAG GAGTCActtgcagaggtggaggagaaatATAAGAAAGCCATGGTATCAAACGCACAGCTGGACAACGACAAAGGCAACCTCATCTATCAAGTGGACACACTAAAGGACGTCatagaggagatggaggagcaAATGgctgagatgaagagggagctggaAGACAAGTCAAAG GAACTAGAAAGACAaaagcacacatgcacagtccTGCAGCATAAACAGGAAGAACTGAAAGAGGGAATTCGCCAGAGAGATGAGCTTATAGAG GAGAGCCAGCGAATGCAGACTAAGTTAGATGCCCTCACCAGAGAGGTGTTTGACCTGCAGGAAACGATAAACTGGAAGGACAAAAAGATTGGG GCCCTAGAGAGGCAGAAAGAGTACTTTGATTGCATTAGGAATGAGAGAGACGAGCTCAGAGATGAGCTTGCTGACATCAAGGGGAAGGCCAAAGCAGGAGAG AAGCACGGGCTGGTCATCATCCCAGACGGCACACCAAACGGAGATGTCAACCATGAGCCTCTGTCCTCAGGGATCACTGTGGTCTCCCAGGAGGCCGCTCAGGTGCTGGAGTCTGCAGGAGAGGGCCCACTGG ATGTCAGGCTACGGAAGTTGGCAGAGGAGAAAGATGAACTGTTGGCTCAGATTAGGAAACTGAAGaatcagctggaggaggagagacagaaacactcAAAGATGGACAGTGCATACACAGATGGGGAGAGGATGGAGAACGGTACAGACCTGCACATTATTGAGATGCAGA gGGATGCCAACAGACAGATTAGTGAATACAAATTCAAGCTTTCTAAGGCAGAACAGGAAATAGGTACAATGGAACAAAAT ATTAACAGACTTGAAGGGCAAGTGTCAAGGTACAAGGCATCAGCAGACAACTCAGAGAAAGTAGAAGACGAACTCAAAGCAGAAAAACGGAAACTTCAAAGAGAG CTGCGCACAGCTCTAGATAAGATCGAGGAAATGGAGATGACCAACAACCACCTAGTAAAGCGCCTCGAGAAGATGAAGGCCAACAGGAATGCCCTTCTGTCACAGCAGTGA
- the lrrfip2 gene encoding leucine-rich repeat flightless-interacting protein 2 isoform X15 has protein sequence MGTQGSGRKRAPLKDRFSAEDEALSSIAREAEARLAAKRAARAEARDIRMRELERQQKELDEKCDKQYSDFSRPSSRCATPGLSAATLASLGGTSSRRGSTDTGSAYDPDTSLSELRDIYELKDQIQDVEGRYMQGLKELKESLAEVEEKYKKAMVSNAQLDNDKGNLIYQVDTLKDVIEEMEEQMAEMKRELEDKSKELERQKHTCTVLQHKQEELKEGIRQRDELIEESQRMQTKLDALTREVFDLQETINWKDKKIGALERQKEYFDCIRNERDELRDELADIKGKAKAGEKHGLVIIPDGTPNGDVNHEPLSSGITVVSQEAAQVLESAGEGPLDVRLRKLAEEKDELLAQIRKLKNQLEEERQKHSKMDSAYTDGERMENGTDLHIIEMQRDANRQISEYKFKLSKAEQEIGTMEQNINRLEGQVSRYKASADNSEKVEDELKAEKRKLQRELRTALDKIEEMEMTNNHLVKRLEKMKANRNALLSQQ, from the exons GCAGAGGCGAGGCTTGCAGCAAAGAGGGCGGCGCGAGCGGAGGCCAGGGATATTCGCATGAGGGAACTTGAACGGCAGCAAAAAGAG CTGGATGAAAAATGTGACAAGCAGTATTCAGATTTTAGTCGG CCATCCTCCCGCTGTGCCACCCCAGGCCTCTCAGCAGCCACGTTGGCATCACTGGGTGGCACCTCGTCACGACGGGGCAGCACAGACACGGGTAGCGCCTATGACCCCGACACCAGTCTCAGTGAACTTAGG GATATCTATGAACTAAAGGACCAGATTCAGGATGTAGAAGGGCGGTACATGCAAGGGCTTAAAGAGCTGAAG GAGTCActtgcagaggtggaggagaaatATAAGAAAGCCATGGTATCAAACGCACAGCTGGACAACGACAAAGGCAACCTCATCTATCAAGTGGACACACTAAAGGACGTCatagaggagatggaggagcaAATGgctgagatgaagagggagctggaAGACAAGTCAAAG GAACTAGAAAGACAaaagcacacatgcacagtccTGCAGCATAAACAGGAAGAACTGAAAGAGGGAATTCGCCAGAGAGATGAGCTTATAGAG GAGAGCCAGCGAATGCAGACTAAGTTAGATGCCCTCACCAGAGAGGTGTTTGACCTGCAGGAAACGATAAACTGGAAGGACAAAAAGATTGGG GCCCTAGAGAGGCAGAAAGAGTACTTTGATTGCATTAGGAATGAGAGAGACGAGCTCAGAGATGAGCTTGCTGACATCAAGGGGAAGGCCAAAGCAGGAGAG AAGCACGGGCTGGTCATCATCCCAGACGGCACACCAAACGGAGATGTCAACCATGAGCCTCTGTCCTCAGGGATCACTGTGGTCTCCCAGGAGGCCGCTCAGGTGCTGGAGTCTGCAGGAGAGGGCCCACTGG ATGTCAGGCTACGGAAGTTGGCAGAGGAGAAAGATGAACTGTTGGCTCAGATTAGGAAACTGAAGaatcagctggaggaggagagacagaaacactcAAAGATGGACAGTGCATACACAGATGGGGAGAGGATGGAGAACGGTACAGACCTGCACATTATTGAGATGCAGA gGGATGCCAACAGACAGATTAGTGAATACAAATTCAAGCTTTCTAAGGCAGAACAGGAAATAGGTACAATGGAACAAAAT ATTAACAGACTTGAAGGGCAAGTGTCAAGGTACAAGGCATCAGCAGACAACTCAGAGAAAGTAGAAGACGAACTCAAAGCAGAAAAACGGAAACTTCAAAGAGAG CTGCGCACAGCTCTAGATAAGATCGAGGAAATGGAGATGACCAACAACCACCTAGTAAAGCGCCTCGAGAAGATGAAGGCCAACAGGAATGCCCTTCTGTCACAGCAGTGA
- the lrrfip2 gene encoding leucine-rich repeat flightless-interacting protein 2 isoform X1: MGTQGSGRKRAPLKDRFSAEDEALSSIAREAEARLAAKRAARAEARDIRMRELERQQKERSYHSSSSSNKKWGQIHQWMADSEKARGSSSSISSSRHRRGLDDDVTSVRSYRSTSSSIRDSGSKSRSSSRRKDLLSDGLSTSSALKSSRSTSSVYNDLHGHKRSSSSSSKKDLLTGLYHDQRNYSSLTKTKATPPPSTSTYQPRATTSSSSTTGTALPRSYSMASIYDDTGLYGSGYSSRAPSEYSWYSSGASSTRSSPVSSDDDTVSSVSQENFRRGRRDSASSDFSDISESAADYFSRTNRRGSIVSDLDDLSIPDLDALDEKCDKQYSDFSRPSSRCATPGLSAATLASLGGTSSRRGSTDTGSAYDPDTSLSELRDIYELKDQIQDVEGRYMQGLKELKESLAEVEEKYKKAMVSNAQLDNDKGNLIYQVDTLKDVIEEMEEQMAEMKRELEDKSKELERQKHTCTVLQHKQEELKEGIRQRDELIEESQRMQTKLDALTREVFDLQETINWKDKKIGALERQKEYFDCIRNERDELRDELADIKGKAKAGEKHGLVIIPDGTPNGDVNHEPLSSGITVVSQEAAQVLESAGEGPLDVRLRKLAEEKDELLAQIRKLKNQLEEERQKHSKMDSAYTDGERMENGTDLHIIEMQRDANRQISEYKFKLSKAEQEIGTMEQNINRLEGQVSRYKASADNSEKVEDELKAEKRKLQRELRTALDKIEEMEMTNNHLVKRLEKMKANRNALLSQQ, from the exons GCAGAGGCGAGGCTTGCAGCAAAGAGGGCGGCGCGAGCGGAGGCCAGGGATATTCGCATGAGGGAACTTGAACGGCAGCAAAAAGAG CGTTCTTACCACTCATCCAGCAGTAGCAACAAAAAATGGGGTCAGATCCACCAATGGATG GCTGACTCAGAAAAAGCCAGAGGCTCTAGTAGTAGTATATCCAGCAGCCGTCATCGCCGG GGGCTGGATGATGATGTCACGTCAGTCCGCAGCTACAGG tcAACCTCATCATCGATTCGTGACTCGGGGTCAAAGAGTCGATCCAGTTCCCGTAGAAAAGATTTGTTG TCTGATGGCCTCTCCACTAGCTCCGCTCTGAAGAGTTCCCGCTCCACT AGCTCTGTGTACAATGACCTGCATGGCCATAAAAGGTCTTCATCCAGCTCCTCGAAGAAGGACCTGCTG ACTGGACTTTACCATGATCAAAGGAACTACAGCAGCCTAACGAAGACCAAAGCAACGCCTCCTCCCTCCACTTCCACCTATCAGCCTCGG GCCACCACTTCCTCGTCCTCCACCACTGGCACGGCGCTGCCTCGCAGCTACAGCATG GCCTCTATTTATGATGACACCGGTCTGTATGGCTCAGGATACAGTTCAAGAGCT CCCTCTGAATACAGCTGGTACTCCTCTGGAGCCAGCTCCACCCGTAGCAGCCCTGTG TCTTCAGATGATGACACTGTCAGCAGCGTGTCCCAGGAAAACTTCAGGAGAGGCCGCAGGGACAGTGCG TCGTCTGATTTCTCAGACATTAGCGAGTCTGCTGCTGATTATTTCAGCCGCACCAACCGAAGAGGCAGTATTGTGTCTGACCTCGATGATTTGAGCATTCCAGATCTGGACGCT CTGGATGAAAAATGTGACAAGCAGTATTCAGATTTTAGTCGG CCATCCTCCCGCTGTGCCACCCCAGGCCTCTCAGCAGCCACGTTGGCATCACTGGGTGGCACCTCGTCACGACGGGGCAGCACAGACACGGGTAGCGCCTATGACCCCGACACCAGTCTCAGTGAACTTAGG GATATCTATGAACTAAAGGACCAGATTCAGGATGTAGAAGGGCGGTACATGCAAGGGCTTAAAGAGCTGAAG GAGTCActtgcagaggtggaggagaaatATAAGAAAGCCATGGTATCAAACGCACAGCTGGACAACGACAAAGGCAACCTCATCTATCAAGTGGACACACTAAAGGACGTCatagaggagatggaggagcaAATGgctgagatgaagagggagctggaAGACAAGTCAAAG GAACTAGAAAGACAaaagcacacatgcacagtccTGCAGCATAAACAGGAAGAACTGAAAGAGGGAATTCGCCAGAGAGATGAGCTTATAGAG GAGAGCCAGCGAATGCAGACTAAGTTAGATGCCCTCACCAGAGAGGTGTTTGACCTGCAGGAAACGATAAACTGGAAGGACAAAAAGATTGGG GCCCTAGAGAGGCAGAAAGAGTACTTTGATTGCATTAGGAATGAGAGAGACGAGCTCAGAGATGAGCTTGCTGACATCAAGGGGAAGGCCAAAGCAGGAGAG AAGCACGGGCTGGTCATCATCCCAGACGGCACACCAAACGGAGATGTCAACCATGAGCCTCTGTCCTCAGGGATCACTGTGGTCTCCCAGGAGGCCGCTCAGGTGCTGGAGTCTGCAGGAGAGGGCCCACTGG ATGTCAGGCTACGGAAGTTGGCAGAGGAGAAAGATGAACTGTTGGCTCAGATTAGGAAACTGAAGaatcagctggaggaggagagacagaaacactcAAAGATGGACAGTGCATACACAGATGGGGAGAGGATGGAGAACGGTACAGACCTGCACATTATTGAGATGCAGA gGGATGCCAACAGACAGATTAGTGAATACAAATTCAAGCTTTCTAAGGCAGAACAGGAAATAGGTACAATGGAACAAAAT ATTAACAGACTTGAAGGGCAAGTGTCAAGGTACAAGGCATCAGCAGACAACTCAGAGAAAGTAGAAGACGAACTCAAAGCAGAAAAACGGAAACTTCAAAGAGAG CTGCGCACAGCTCTAGATAAGATCGAGGAAATGGAGATGACCAACAACCACCTAGTAAAGCGCCTCGAGAAGATGAAGGCCAACAGGAATGCCCTTCTGTCACAGCAGTGA
- the lrrfip2 gene encoding leucine-rich repeat flightless-interacting protein 2 isoform X9, protein MGTQGSGRKRAPLKDRFSAEDEALSSIAREAEARLAAKRAARAEARDIRMRELERQQKERSYHSSSSSNKKWGQIHQWMADSEKARGSSSSISSSRHRRGLDDDVTSVRSYRSDGLSTSSALKSSRSTTGLYHDQRNYSSLTKTKATPPPSTSTYQPRATTSSSSTTGTALPRSYSMASIYDDTGLYGSGYSSRAPSEYSWYSSGASSTRSSPVSSDDDTVSSVSQENFRRGRRDSASSDFSDISESAADYFSRTNRRGSIVSDLDDLSIPDLDALDEKCDKQYSDFSRPSSRCATPGLSAATLASLGGTSSRRGSTDTGSAYDPDTSLSELRDIYELKDQIQDVEGRYMQGLKELKESLAEVEEKYKKAMVSNAQLDNDKGNLIYQVDTLKDVIEEMEEQMAEMKRELEDKSKELERQKHTCTVLQHKQEELKEGIRQRDELIEESQRMQTKLDALTREVFDLQETINWKDKKIGALERQKEYFDCIRNERDELRDELADIKGKAKAGEKHGLVIIPDGTPNGDVNHEPLSSGITVVSQEAAQVLESAGEGPLDVRLRKLAEEKDELLAQIRKLKNQLEEERQKHSKMDSAYTDGERMENGTDLHIIEMQRDANRQISEYKFKLSKAEQEIGTMEQNINRLEGQVSRYKASADNSEKVEDELKAEKRKLQRELRTALDKIEEMEMTNNHLVKRLEKMKANRNALLSQQ, encoded by the exons GCAGAGGCGAGGCTTGCAGCAAAGAGGGCGGCGCGAGCGGAGGCCAGGGATATTCGCATGAGGGAACTTGAACGGCAGCAAAAAGAG CGTTCTTACCACTCATCCAGCAGTAGCAACAAAAAATGGGGTCAGATCCACCAATGGATG GCTGACTCAGAAAAAGCCAGAGGCTCTAGTAGTAGTATATCCAGCAGCCGTCATCGCCGG GGGCTGGATGATGATGTCACGTCAGTCCGCAGCTACAGG TCTGATGGCCTCTCCACTAGCTCCGCTCTGAAGAGTTCCCGCTCCACT ACTGGACTTTACCATGATCAAAGGAACTACAGCAGCCTAACGAAGACCAAAGCAACGCCTCCTCCCTCCACTTCCACCTATCAGCCTCGG GCCACCACTTCCTCGTCCTCCACCACTGGCACGGCGCTGCCTCGCAGCTACAGCATG GCCTCTATTTATGATGACACCGGTCTGTATGGCTCAGGATACAGTTCAAGAGCT CCCTCTGAATACAGCTGGTACTCCTCTGGAGCCAGCTCCACCCGTAGCAGCCCTGTG TCTTCAGATGATGACACTGTCAGCAGCGTGTCCCAGGAAAACTTCAGGAGAGGCCGCAGGGACAGTGCG TCGTCTGATTTCTCAGACATTAGCGAGTCTGCTGCTGATTATTTCAGCCGCACCAACCGAAGAGGCAGTATTGTGTCTGACCTCGATGATTTGAGCATTCCAGATCTGGACGCT CTGGATGAAAAATGTGACAAGCAGTATTCAGATTTTAGTCGG CCATCCTCCCGCTGTGCCACCCCAGGCCTCTCAGCAGCCACGTTGGCATCACTGGGTGGCACCTCGTCACGACGGGGCAGCACAGACACGGGTAGCGCCTATGACCCCGACACCAGTCTCAGTGAACTTAGG GATATCTATGAACTAAAGGACCAGATTCAGGATGTAGAAGGGCGGTACATGCAAGGGCTTAAAGAGCTGAAG GAGTCActtgcagaggtggaggagaaatATAAGAAAGCCATGGTATCAAACGCACAGCTGGACAACGACAAAGGCAACCTCATCTATCAAGTGGACACACTAAAGGACGTCatagaggagatggaggagcaAATGgctgagatgaagagggagctggaAGACAAGTCAAAG GAACTAGAAAGACAaaagcacacatgcacagtccTGCAGCATAAACAGGAAGAACTGAAAGAGGGAATTCGCCAGAGAGATGAGCTTATAGAG GAGAGCCAGCGAATGCAGACTAAGTTAGATGCCCTCACCAGAGAGGTGTTTGACCTGCAGGAAACGATAAACTGGAAGGACAAAAAGATTGGG GCCCTAGAGAGGCAGAAAGAGTACTTTGATTGCATTAGGAATGAGAGAGACGAGCTCAGAGATGAGCTTGCTGACATCAAGGGGAAGGCCAAAGCAGGAGAG AAGCACGGGCTGGTCATCATCCCAGACGGCACACCAAACGGAGATGTCAACCATGAGCCTCTGTCCTCAGGGATCACTGTGGTCTCCCAGGAGGCCGCTCAGGTGCTGGAGTCTGCAGGAGAGGGCCCACTGG ATGTCAGGCTACGGAAGTTGGCAGAGGAGAAAGATGAACTGTTGGCTCAGATTAGGAAACTGAAGaatcagctggaggaggagagacagaaacactcAAAGATGGACAGTGCATACACAGATGGGGAGAGGATGGAGAACGGTACAGACCTGCACATTATTGAGATGCAGA gGGATGCCAACAGACAGATTAGTGAATACAAATTCAAGCTTTCTAAGGCAGAACAGGAAATAGGTACAATGGAACAAAAT ATTAACAGACTTGAAGGGCAAGTGTCAAGGTACAAGGCATCAGCAGACAACTCAGAGAAAGTAGAAGACGAACTCAAAGCAGAAAAACGGAAACTTCAAAGAGAG CTGCGCACAGCTCTAGATAAGATCGAGGAAATGGAGATGACCAACAACCACCTAGTAAAGCGCCTCGAGAAGATGAAGGCCAACAGGAATGCCCTTCTGTCACAGCAGTGA